In Leptospirillum ferriphilum, the following proteins share a genomic window:
- the tmk gene encoding dTMP kinase, whose amino-acid sequence MTSHSFPGRLIVVEGIDGSGKSTQIELLENYLRIKGFGVLRNAWNSSQEISPIIKKAKKKQLLTPYGFSLLHAADFSYRYTHEILPALNAGKIVLSDRYIYTAIARDAARGIPRDWLVNNFRFAIRPDLTFFFRMDPALAYDRITQVRDIKYYEAGLDMELSMNPRESYILFQSRVLEGYESLAKEHGFSVLDGAKPVEETQRVVRRLVNPLIQSLL is encoded by the coding sequence ATGACAAGCCATTCATTTCCGGGCAGACTGATTGTCGTCGAGGGGATTGACGGGTCGGGAAAGTCCACTCAGATCGAACTTCTCGAAAACTATCTCCGGATCAAGGGATTCGGAGTTTTGAGAAACGCATGGAATTCGAGCCAGGAAATCTCCCCCATTATCAAGAAGGCAAAGAAAAAACAGCTTCTCACCCCTTATGGATTCAGTCTGCTGCACGCAGCGGATTTCAGCTATCGTTACACACACGAAATTCTTCCTGCTCTGAATGCAGGAAAGATTGTCCTTTCAGACAGGTACATCTATACAGCCATTGCCCGGGACGCTGCCCGGGGGATTCCCCGGGACTGGCTCGTCAATAATTTTCGCTTTGCCATTCGTCCGGACCTGACCTTCTTTTTCCGGATGGACCCTGCATTGGCCTATGACCGGATCACCCAGGTCCGGGATATCAAGTACTACGAAGCAGGGCTCGATATGGAGCTTTCGATGAATCCCCGGGAGTCTTATATCCTTTTTCAGTCCCGCGTTCTCGAGGGGTACGAAAGTTTGGCCAAGGAACACGGATTTTCCGTTCTCGACGGAGCGAAGCCTGTAGAGGAGACACAGCGGGTTGTCAGACGACTCGTGAATCCCCTGATACAATCCCTGCTCTAA
- a CDS encoding Ppx/GppA family phosphatase, with protein MSLEKIAIIDIGSNSMRLEILARRGSDYWLVEKQKETARISSGMYNETTITRESLERAKLALEKFSSLIAFHRADHIRCVATSAVRDAKNQADVLELLGSNLPYKIEVLSGEEEAFYSYFGVKNSLDLDDGVVFDVGGGSTEFISVRKGQMDTVCTLPLGAVRLTELFFRKNQGPTTREWKKLEKHIDRVLSEAPSSLLSSAPRLVGVGGTVRQIARISQRLQKYPLYPIVHQYVVQKREMDRIMTSVREMSFSQRSEVLGIPRDRADILPAGILLISRILDLFRSESLTVSQQGLRYGLFMEYYRGGREKFSESPAKLTLRRISRKYGSYRDSRNHRKLTLALGMALYPDTFSDPRQRILLSTVSTLSMTPLYFHPVTDTSNIGPLFLEEDLQGFSHPERVMITLALIRSRNPQEQDFRKNMKPFSDMLTPDQINKVNHYARLTTLARDALLFSGGRSPVLSYTDPYLMIADPGNSDEDNHFESTLIQTQERDLGKGRNVIIQWMRYVPPQGGAHHH; from the coding sequence ATGAGTCTTGAAAAAATCGCGATTATTGATATCGGATCGAATTCCATGCGGCTTGAAATTCTTGCACGCCGTGGTTCAGATTACTGGCTTGTCGAAAAACAAAAAGAAACGGCTCGCATTTCTTCGGGGATGTACAATGAAACAACGATTACACGCGAATCTCTGGAAAGAGCAAAACTGGCTCTCGAAAAATTTTCCTCTCTGATCGCCTTCCATCGCGCCGACCATATTCGATGCGTCGCGACAAGTGCTGTCCGTGACGCCAAAAATCAGGCGGACGTTCTCGAACTGCTGGGCTCCAATCTTCCTTACAAGATCGAAGTCTTATCCGGGGAAGAAGAAGCATTTTACAGTTACTTTGGGGTCAAAAACAGCCTTGACCTCGACGATGGCGTTGTATTCGATGTGGGTGGAGGCAGCACCGAGTTCATCAGCGTCCGAAAGGGTCAGATGGACACCGTCTGTACCCTTCCCCTGGGGGCCGTCCGACTGACCGAACTTTTCTTTCGAAAGAATCAGGGTCCCACAACCCGCGAATGGAAAAAGCTGGAAAAACACATCGACCGGGTTCTTTCGGAAGCTCCTTCGTCTCTCCTTTCGTCAGCCCCCCGGCTCGTCGGAGTCGGAGGTACCGTCCGCCAAATCGCGAGAATTTCCCAGCGTCTCCAAAAATACCCGCTCTATCCGATCGTTCATCAATACGTTGTGCAAAAACGAGAAATGGACCGGATCATGACCTCCGTCCGGGAAATGTCGTTCTCCCAGAGGAGCGAGGTGCTGGGCATTCCACGCGACCGTGCCGATATTCTGCCGGCGGGAATTCTCTTGATTTCCCGTATTCTGGATCTTTTCCGGAGCGAATCCCTGACGGTGTCTCAACAAGGTCTTCGCTATGGCCTCTTCATGGAGTACTACAGGGGTGGCAGGGAAAAATTTTCGGAAAGTCCGGCAAAACTCACGTTACGTCGAATATCGAGAAAATATGGAAGCTACCGTGATTCGCGCAACCATCGAAAACTGACGCTAGCTCTCGGAATGGCACTCTATCCGGACACGTTTTCCGATCCCCGGCAGAGGATTCTCCTCTCCACCGTCAGCACCCTTTCCATGACTCCCCTTTATTTTCATCCGGTTACCGATACCTCGAACATCGGCCCACTTTTTCTGGAAGAGGACCTTCAGGGATTCAGCCACCCTGAACGTGTCATGATCACACTGGCACTCATTCGAAGTCGAAATCCCCAGGAACAGGATTTCCGGAAGAACATGAAACCGTTCTCAGACATGTTGACCCCCGACCAGATCAACAAGGTCAATCACTATGCCCGTCTGACAACCTTGGCCCGGGACGCCCTTCTTTTTTCCGGTGGCAGATCGCCTGTCCTCTCCTACACAGACCCCTATCTGATGATTGCAGACCCGGGGAATTCGGACGAGGACAATCATTTCGAATCCACCCTCATCCAGACCCAGGAGAGAGATCTGGGGAAAGGACGAAACGTGATCATCCAATGGATGCGATATGTCCCTCCCCAGGGAGGAGCCCACCACCATTAG
- a CDS encoding 4-hydroxybenzoate octaprenyltransferase — protein MNTVIAILDLIRFRRPVGTLLLFMPALWGLLAAWGGKPPVSMILLFGTGAFVMRSAGCAINDILDRNVDGKVWRTRDRPLPSGRLSLRAAWLVFLALSLVAASLLLFLHPLTRMIALAGFGATMLYPLMKRFMPLPQVFMGIPFGMTAPLMAWAEGRGTLDWPAFMIALGGLFWATTYDLVYAIADREDDIKAGICSGAVTFGDRLWMAILLFGMSSALFLWSAGADLGLNRFYPWTVGIFVLFMVWQSLAVRKGMSPEGALSCFKSHVWIGLIIASGMWFEGPVLV, from the coding sequence ATGAACACTGTGATTGCCATACTCGATCTGATCAGGTTTCGTCGTCCCGTGGGGACGCTTCTTCTTTTTATGCCGGCTTTGTGGGGACTCCTGGCAGCATGGGGGGGAAAACCGCCTGTTTCCATGATCTTGCTGTTTGGAACGGGCGCTTTCGTGATGCGATCGGCCGGATGCGCCATTAATGACATCCTGGACAGGAATGTCGATGGAAAAGTCTGGAGGACGCGCGATCGTCCCTTGCCTTCCGGAAGGCTGAGTCTTCGGGCAGCCTGGCTTGTATTTCTGGCTCTTTCCCTCGTTGCTGCAAGCCTACTTCTGTTTTTGCACCCCCTGACACGAATGATTGCCCTGGCAGGTTTCGGGGCAACAATGCTCTATCCCCTGATGAAAAGATTCATGCCTCTTCCGCAGGTCTTCATGGGGATCCCCTTCGGAATGACGGCCCCCCTGATGGCATGGGCTGAAGGCAGGGGAACTCTGGATTGGCCTGCCTTCATGATTGCACTGGGGGGGCTTTTTTGGGCAACGACCTATGATCTGGTATATGCGATTGCGGACAGGGAAGACGATATCAAGGCGGGCATCTGTTCTGGAGCGGTCACCTTTGGAGATCGCTTGTGGATGGCGATCCTCCTGTTTGGCATGTCCTCCGCGTTGTTTCTCTGGTCGGCGGGGGCTGATCTCGGACTAAACCGTTTCTATCCCTGGACTGTCGGGATCTTTGTGCTGTTTATGGTATGGCAATCTCTCGCTGTCCGAAAAGGAATGTCTCCTGAAGGAGCATTGTCCTGTTTCAAGTCACACGTCTGGATCGGTTTGATTATCGCATCCGGGATGTGGTTTGAGGGTCCTGTCCTTGTGTGA
- the ubiE gene encoding bifunctional demethylmenaquinone methyltransferase/2-methoxy-6-polyprenyl-1,4-benzoquinol methylase UbiE: MKTYTLPDTNEKETVVQNMFTSAATAYDINNTVLSFGLHHLWKRLTISLLDIQEGNTVIDLCGGTADLSLLAASKSGKTGHVLTMDLNFAMLRIGLEKVKAKQSASKEKCSVAVVQANAEFLSLRDSSVDRLVVGFGLRNVSHLDAALSEIYRVLKPGGRFACLEFSTPVNSLWRQMYKFYSFALLPSIGKIVSGDQTGIYEYLPASISRFPNQETFCSMIQKAGFREVSYRNLSGGIVAIHMGVR, from the coding sequence ATGAAAACATATACTTTGCCGGATACGAATGAAAAAGAAACAGTCGTGCAGAACATGTTTACTTCTGCCGCCACTGCATATGACATTAACAATACCGTTCTGAGTTTCGGCCTACATCATCTCTGGAAACGGCTGACGATCTCCCTTCTGGATATACAGGAAGGAAACACCGTGATCGATCTGTGCGGAGGAACGGCGGACCTGTCCCTCCTTGCGGCCTCAAAATCCGGAAAGACCGGCCATGTTCTGACGATGGACCTGAATTTTGCAATGCTCCGGATTGGCCTGGAGAAGGTGAAGGCAAAACAGTCTGCCAGTAAGGAAAAGTGTTCTGTCGCTGTCGTTCAGGCGAATGCCGAATTCCTTTCTCTCAGGGACTCTTCAGTGGATAGGCTCGTTGTCGGCTTTGGTCTCAGAAACGTCTCCCACCTGGATGCTGCCTTGTCAGAAATATATCGGGTTCTGAAGCCGGGGGGGCGTTTTGCGTGTCTTGAGTTCTCAACGCCGGTGAATAGTCTCTGGCGGCAAATGTACAAGTTCTATTCTTTTGCCCTGCTGCCATCGATCGGCAAAATCGTGTCAGGAGACCAGACAGGGATCTATGAATATTTGCCCGCATCGATTTCCCGTTTTCCGAACCAGGAAACCTTTTGCTCCATGATACAGAAGGCGGGCTTCCGGGAGGTATCTTACCGGAACCTTTCGGGCGGCATCGTTGCGATCCATATGGGAGTCCGTTGA
- the glyA gene encoding serine hydroxymethyltransferase — MSWLIQSDPEVHGAISDEIRREQEKLILIASENYVSRPVLEAVGSVMTNKYAEGYPGRRYYAGCEAVDKVETLAIERAKSLFGAEHANVQPHSGSQANMAVYLASINPGDTILGMNLAHGGHLTHGSPVSFSGHYYKAVFYGVRKDTGLIDYDQVESLARQHKPKIIIAGASAYPRIIDFSFFRKVADEVGAHLLVDMAHFAGLVAAGMHPSPFPYADFVTTSTHKTLRGPRGGMAFCKEQWAKPLDKGVFPMMQGGPLMHVVAGKAVMLKEASMPSFKHYIARVLENARILSETLAAHGYDILTGGTDNHLMLIDLRSKGLTGKEGEKLLSDTGIYCNKNAVPFDDKPPTVTSGIRLGTPAITTRGFNADEIREVGEIIHRVLSGQGKEIVMKEAREDVKRLLDKHPVYTDLA; from the coding sequence ATGTCCTGGCTCATACAATCGGACCCTGAAGTCCATGGAGCAATTTCCGATGAAATCCGGAGGGAACAGGAAAAACTGATTCTGATCGCCTCGGAAAATTACGTGAGCCGGCCCGTTCTTGAAGCTGTCGGATCCGTGATGACGAACAAATACGCAGAGGGTTATCCAGGACGCCGTTATTACGCCGGATGCGAAGCGGTCGACAAGGTGGAAACCCTCGCCATCGAACGGGCCAAGAGTCTCTTCGGCGCAGAACATGCAAACGTTCAGCCCCACTCCGGATCCCAGGCAAACATGGCAGTTTATCTCGCTTCCATCAACCCCGGAGATACCATTCTGGGAATGAACCTGGCTCACGGGGGGCACCTTACTCACGGGAGTCCGGTCTCTTTTTCCGGACATTACTACAAAGCGGTGTTTTATGGCGTACGAAAAGATACCGGTCTGATTGACTACGATCAGGTCGAAAGTCTTGCCCGACAGCACAAACCCAAGATCATCATTGCGGGAGCCAGTGCCTATCCAAGGATCATTGACTTTTCGTTTTTCCGAAAAGTTGCCGATGAGGTCGGAGCCCATCTCCTTGTGGACATGGCGCATTTTGCGGGTCTCGTGGCAGCCGGAATGCACCCTTCCCCCTTTCCCTACGCCGACTTCGTCACGACCTCCACACACAAGACACTCCGCGGACCACGCGGGGGAATGGCCTTTTGCAAGGAACAGTGGGCAAAACCCCTGGACAAGGGGGTCTTCCCCATGATGCAGGGAGGTCCTCTCATGCACGTCGTGGCCGGAAAAGCCGTTATGCTGAAAGAAGCCTCCATGCCCTCTTTCAAGCATTATATTGCCCGGGTTCTGGAAAATGCCCGCATTCTCTCGGAGACACTTGCCGCTCACGGATATGATATCCTTACGGGAGGAACAGACAATCACCTCATGCTGATCGATCTTCGCTCCAAAGGACTGACAGGAAAAGAGGGAGAAAAACTCCTTTCGGACACGGGAATCTACTGCAATAAAAATGCTGTTCCCTTCGATGACAAACCCCCAACCGTCACAAGCGGAATTCGATTGGGAACTCCCGCCATCACGACCAGAGGATTCAATGCGGATGAAATTCGTGAAGTCGGGGAAATCATCCATCGTGTTCTGTCAGGTCAAGGCAAGGAGATTGTGATGAAAGAAGCACGGGAAGACGTGAAACGCCTCCTCGACAAACATCCTGTCTATACAGATCTGGCCTGA
- the tmk gene encoding dTMP kinase: MEKTSQYPGTLIAIEGTDGSGKTTQSELLKHFFESRGQGVVLSPCNTAELIRGAISKLKERNTLDPVTFCFLYAADFVDRFEHVIIPALASGKVVIAEQYVYTVFARAMIRGIEQDWIRKMFDFALTPARTFYLDVRFEDLLNRIQWKSRDERYFDYYEAGMDLNLANRKKDSFVIYQKRLIEIYREMALSDGFETVDAMKPIQLQQLELRQSISQILRNRSRRKGSRS; the protein is encoded by the coding sequence ATGGAAAAAACTTCACAATACCCGGGGACCCTGATCGCGATCGAGGGTACGGATGGTTCCGGTAAAACGACTCAGTCTGAACTGCTCAAGCACTTTTTTGAATCCCGGGGGCAAGGGGTTGTTCTGTCTCCATGCAATACAGCAGAACTGATTCGGGGAGCAATTTCAAAGCTGAAAGAACGGAACACCCTTGATCCGGTGACGTTCTGTTTTCTTTACGCAGCCGATTTTGTTGACCGGTTTGAACATGTCATTATTCCGGCCCTTGCATCAGGCAAGGTCGTCATTGCCGAGCAATATGTCTATACCGTGTTTGCCAGGGCGATGATTCGGGGGATTGAACAAGACTGGATTCGCAAGATGTTTGACTTTGCCCTGACTCCTGCAAGGACTTTTTATCTTGATGTCCGCTTTGAAGACCTCTTGAACAGAATTCAGTGGAAATCCCGGGATGAAAGATATTTTGATTATTATGAAGCGGGGATGGACCTGAATCTTGCAAACCGGAAAAAGGATTCCTTTGTCATCTATCAAAAAAGACTGATTGAGATTTATCGGGAAATGGCCTTGTCCGATGGCTTTGAAACGGTCGATGCAATGAAGCCAATCCAGTTACAGCAACTGGAGCTCCGACAATCCATCTCGCAGATACTCCGGAACCGGAGTCGCCGTAAAGGAAGCCGTTCATGA
- a CDS encoding B12-binding domain-containing radical SAM protein has protein sequence MSTSSPLLKDHVEPLSLVPSTPPSILKRVLFVWLPVSPIFPVGIGYLVNWLHRHHPEVEISVLDLTQVPEGAVKKELARKISEFQPDLLAFSWRDVQIFAPHEGDNSLRRAFEFYYSPNPLVRARAALDGLRMVWKYKNEFNKKLRLIKEGIRLAPKARVMVGGGAFSVFADQIIKLLPEGVIGVVGEGEDAIVKIVEGKPVDDDRVIYRKNGKTIRGKKEGGVAIRSAPYDLRYLESVFEGHEFYHRTMVGIQTKRGCPYGCSFCLYTYIEGKRVYYRDPEDIVNEMRQYYDQWGIRNFWFADAQFIPGVKAIPEAMDLLKALRDSGMKISWSGYIRTSLISPEMAKLMVESGMGDLEVSVTSGSQEILDSLRMGFRLDQLVEGCRNLRDAGYKGNIILNYSLNAPGETEETLRESIRSYESICSIFGEDRVYPMVFFLAVQPHTGFEKRLMREGYLEEDYNPITLNPVTIRKLLYNPGRLGKMIARACLLAWDEEPMKIGRAVMRELASVLGKTSPPRSSSLEAPSPS, from the coding sequence ATGTCCACGTCTTCCCCACTATTGAAAGATCACGTTGAGCCTCTTTCGCTTGTCCCTTCAACTCCCCCTTCCATTCTGAAAAGAGTTCTCTTTGTCTGGCTCCCGGTCAGCCCTATTTTCCCCGTCGGAATTGGATATCTTGTCAACTGGCTTCATCGGCATCATCCGGAAGTGGAAATTTCTGTCCTGGACCTCACGCAGGTTCCTGAAGGTGCTGTCAAGAAGGAGCTGGCAAGGAAAATTTCCGAATTCCAGCCGGATCTTCTTGCTTTTTCGTGGAGAGATGTCCAGATTTTTGCCCCGCATGAGGGGGATAATTCCCTCCGGCGTGCATTCGAGTTTTATTATTCTCCCAATCCTCTGGTTCGGGCCAGGGCGGCTTTGGATGGCCTTCGGATGGTCTGGAAATACAAGAACGAGTTCAATAAAAAGCTTCGTTTGATCAAAGAGGGAATCCGACTTGCCCCCAAGGCCCGGGTGATGGTTGGAGGCGGTGCTTTTTCCGTTTTCGCGGATCAGATCATAAAACTCCTTCCGGAAGGGGTGATCGGGGTTGTCGGAGAAGGGGAAGACGCGATCGTTAAAATCGTTGAAGGAAAGCCCGTCGATGATGACAGGGTCATTTACCGGAAAAATGGCAAGACGATTCGGGGAAAGAAGGAGGGGGGGGTTGCCATCCGAAGCGCACCCTATGACCTTCGGTATCTTGAAAGTGTTTTTGAAGGCCATGAGTTTTATCACAGGACGATGGTCGGAATTCAGACGAAACGCGGATGTCCCTATGGATGTTCGTTTTGTCTCTATACCTATATTGAGGGAAAGAGGGTCTATTACCGGGACCCGGAAGACATTGTCAATGAAATGCGTCAATACTATGACCAGTGGGGAATCCGGAACTTCTGGTTTGCCGATGCGCAGTTCATTCCGGGGGTCAAGGCGATTCCGGAAGCAATGGATTTGCTGAAAGCCTTGCGGGACAGCGGGATGAAAATCAGCTGGAGCGGTTATATCCGGACGAGCCTTATTTCGCCGGAGATGGCGAAACTCATGGTGGAGTCCGGAATGGGGGATCTCGAAGTTTCCGTGACGTCCGGATCACAGGAAATCCTGGACTCTCTCCGTATGGGATTCCGTCTGGACCAGCTTGTGGAAGGGTGTCGTAATCTGCGTGATGCAGGGTACAAGGGAAATATCATTCTCAATTACTCCCTGAATGCTCCGGGGGAAACAGAAGAAACATTGCGCGAGTCCATCCGGTCCTATGAATCGATCTGTTCTATCTTTGGTGAGGACAGGGTTTATCCGATGGTTTTTTTTCTGGCGGTCCAGCCTCATACAGGCTTTGAAAAAAGACTCATGCGGGAAGGTTACCTCGAAGAAGACTATAATCCGATTACGCTGAACCCGGTCACTATCCGAAAGCTTCTCTACAACCCCGGACGTTTGGGAAAAATGATTGCAAGGGCATGTCTTCTGGCATGGGATGAAGAGCCGATGAAGATAGGGCGGGCTGTCATGAGAGAGCTGGCTTCGGTATTGGGAAAAACATCTCCTCCCCGTTCGTCTTCCTTGGAAGCACCGAGTCCTTCCTAA
- the rpiB gene encoding ribose 5-phosphate isomerase B: MMESSQARIVIGSDHAGYPLKESLRKRLEKDGYPLLDVGTFSEESVDYPDYAEKVARALHAGEGDIGILLCGTGIGVSIAANKIRGIRAALVYNDETASLAHRHNNANVICFGGREISLEQAHTWTRLFLSASFEGGRHQRRIDEISALESPGSTGQS, from the coding sequence ATGATGGAATCTTCACAAGCTCGTATTGTCATCGGATCCGACCACGCCGGTTATCCCCTGAAAGAATCCTTACGGAAACGTCTGGAAAAAGATGGTTATCCCCTTCTGGATGTCGGGACATTCTCCGAAGAATCTGTCGACTATCCCGATTATGCTGAAAAAGTCGCCCGTGCCCTGCACGCCGGAGAGGGAGATATTGGCATTCTCCTCTGCGGAACCGGCATCGGTGTATCCATTGCCGCCAACAAAATCAGGGGCATCCGGGCGGCGCTCGTTTACAACGATGAGACAGCCAGTCTTGCCCACCGGCATAACAATGCCAATGTTATTTGTTTCGGCGGACGGGAAATCTCTCTAGAGCAGGCCCACACCTGGACCAGACTCTTTCTCTCCGCATCCTTCGAAGGTGGCCGGCACCAACGAAGAATTGACGAGATCTCTGCCCTTGAATCCCCTGGAAGCACAGGGCAGTCTTAA